The genomic stretch CGACCTCGCCTGCCAACTGCAACACATAAGCGGTCTCCAACTGAGTCAAGCCGATGTTGTAGCGATCCTCCTGCTTCATATAATGTTCGATGCACTCATCAAAAATCTGCAGCGCCTCGTCGACCCGTCCATGTTGCTTGGCAAGCAAGACGGCGAGTGAACGTTTCACATCGGTCGCAAGGTCCAGATGGTTCAAGCTTCTGAAGATCGCATGCGCACGCTCGGAGCACACCGCCGCCTGATCGAAGTTTTGCGAATCGAGATAGGACAGGGACAAGGTGAGGAACATCTGTCCGAGATCTTCCAGTGATACGTGCTCCCTGCGCTCTTCGAACGCCATTTGCAAATATTGCACCGCTTCGTCATAACAGCCCAGGCGGTGATACGTATTGCCAATCGAAGTTAACAGATGCGCGCGGTCGAACGGATCAACTTCCACGCGGTCGAGCAGATCGTACGCTTTTTTCCAATGATAGAGGGCTAATTGATACTGTGCGGAATGCTCAGCCACTTCACCGAGGCGCAGATAGACGGTGAACGTTTGCGCAAGGTCGCCGTGCGCTTGGGACAACCGTTCATCGAGCAAATCGATCGCTTCCTCATAGCGGCCTAATTCCTGGCAGCATTTTGCCAAGGTCATGTGAAATTCTTCCGCTTCCCCTTGCCCAAAATCCTGCATGCTCTTGAGTAATGTATACGCTTTCGCAAACGATCCAGCTGCGATCAGCGCTTTTGCGAGTGTGAAAGAAGAACGCTGACGGATGTTGGTCTCCGTATCGGATACAAAGTATTCGATCGGTTTGTCGAGGCGGTCGGCCAGTGCGGCCAACACTTTATAAGAAGGGAAAGCTTTGCCATTTTCAATCTGACAGATCATGCTCGACGTGACAATGCCGCGCGCCAGATCGTTTTGCGTCAAATCGGATTCCTTGCGTGCTTTCTTTATCCGTTCTCCTAGTGAGGAGTTATTCATCGAGGTATCCTCCCTTAATTCAAATTAGCACGAGTAAGAACTTTATATTTATCGTAACAATATGATAATTTATAATCAAAACGAACAGTCCTACCCCTTAGCGGGTGGGGCTTCTCGCGCTAGGATTCGCATTTGTTTTCTTCCATTTTGATAGTCATTTTACGATATTAGAGAAAAATTAGTAGGAATTTGTCGAAACCTACAGCCAAAAATACGGATGAAGTCGATTGAATATTCCTCAAATTGATTTTGTGTGATTTTTTCATTTCTCCCCCAGAAAAATAGACCGAACTTCGTAAGCTATGATATATCACCCTTACCCCATTGCACTGGGGGCGCAGTCCTACCCAACTGCGCCCCCTTTTCTATATCTATCGACAAAATATCTGCCGTGCAGGAAAATAAGTATGTGCATGGAATTTATAAAAGATCACCTAATGAGTATGTAAGTTCAGGGGGTTGTCTCGTTGACGAATGATATCGACAGCAAAATTCTCGATCAAGCGATTCAGGGAGCTCTGCTGGCGATCGAGGAAGGGAAGCATCAGGTCTTTGAGATCGCAGAGAGCGCACGTAAGGAGTACGAAATGCTACGTGATGAATCGGCGATCGTGCAAAGACAAGTGCACGAGACAATACAGGAGGTTGACCGCTTGGAGGGGAGTTACCGCCATGCCCGCCGCAAACTGGTGGAGGTCAGCCAGGACTTTGGAAAATATACAGAATCGGCGTTCAAAGCTTCCTATGATGACGCACATGTCTTGCAAGCACAGTTGCTCGTCACCCGTGAACGGGAAGAGGCTTTGCGCATCCGCCGCGACGATCTTGAGCGCAGGTTGCGCATTTTAGAAGCGACCATCGCCAAAGCGGAAAGCCTTGTCACGCAGCTTTCCATCGCGTTTTCCTACCTGTCGGGCGATCTGCAAAACATCGGCGACGCTCTAAAGAGCGCCGAACAGCGACAGTATCTCGGTATGCGCGTGATCCAAGCGCAGGAAGAGGAGCGCAAGCGCGTGGCAAGGGAGATTCACGACGGCCCCGCACAGATGATGGCCAACGTGGTGCTGCGAGCTGAAATTTGTGAGCGGATGCTCGACCGCCATGTGGACAAGGTGCGCGGGGAATTGCGCGAATTAAAAGAGATGGTGCGAGCGTCCTTGTCGGAGGTGCGCCAGATCATTTTCGATCTTCGCCCGATGGCGTTGGATGATTTGGGCCTCGTCCCTACGTTGCGCCGCTACCTCGCCGATTTTCAGGACAAGCATAAGGTGATCACAGAATTGAAAGTATTCGGGCGCGAGCGCCGGTTGCACACTTCTTTGGAAGTAGCCGTGTTCAGGTCGGTGCAAGAAGCGCTAAACAACATTTCCAAACATGCACGAGCTCATGTAACCAACGTAAAATTGGAGATTTCTGAGAAACAAATCATCGTCCATATAGAAGATGACGGCGTCGGATTTTCGGTCGAGGAGACGCTGCAAAGCCGGGTGGAAGGCCATTTTGGTCTGCTGGGCATTCGGGAGCGCATTCAATTGCTCGATGGAAAAGTGGAGATTAAATCCTTCCCGTTTAAAGGTACCGCGTACACATCACGCTACCGATCACAGAATAAGGGAGGCGATCGCTTTGGAGCAAGAAAAGATCAAATTATTTTTGGCAGATGACCACACGCTGTTTCGCCAAGGGCTTCGACGGATTTTCGAATTGGAAGACGACATAGAAATTGTAGGTGAATGTAGTGACGGTGAAGCGGCAGTAAACCTTGTGCTCGACATCAATCCGCAAGTGGTGCTGATGGACATCAACATGCCCAAGCGCACCGGAGTGGAGGCGACTCGACTGATCAAGGAGGCCAATTCTGATGTCCGCATCCTGATCTTGTCGATCCATGATGATGAAGCTTACATCTTCGAGACGGTTCGCGCTGGTGCGAACGGTTATCTGCTCAAAGACGTTGAATCGGACGTGCTGGTCGAAGCGGTGCGCCAAGTGGCGAGCGGCTCTTCATTCATCCACCCGCAGGTGACCACCAAGCTGCTCGATGAGTTTAAGCGTTTGTCCAATCAGGTGTACGACGGTGATTTCGAACAGGGTGAACAGGGATTGTCGTACGAATGGCAAGAGATTTTGACCCAGCGCGAGATGGAGATTTTGAAGTTGATGGCGGAGGGCAAGAGCAACCGCACGATCGGTGAGTCGCTGTTCATCTCGGAGAAGACGGTCAAAAATCACGTGTCTTCCATCCTCGGCAAACTGTCGGTAGATGACCGCACCCAAGCGGTGATCACCGCGGCCAAGCGCAGTTGGGTGAAATTATAAGAAAAAGCACGTGGGCGAATGGAGCGGCATATATTGACACTACAACCCTGCGAGGAGGTGTCAAGAGTGCTCGCTCTATTCATTTGGGGATTTGCGTTGTATGGCCTGTTTGTTGCGCTGTGGAAGATTGTGCGATTTTGGGTGCAGAAAAATCGGCGGGGAGTGCCGGTGACCGCAATCCTGGTGGTGGCAGAGGGGGCCTCTTACATCGAAGGAATCCTGCGAACGCTGACCACTGCGGAGCCATTTTGCGGACGGGAGCTCGATCTTGTCGTCGTCGATTGCGGATCGCGTGACGAGACGGTGAAGATCGTCGAATCGATCGCCAACAAGCGCGGCACGATCAGCTTGGTTCGGGTGGGAAGGGAAGACCCGACGCATGAGCTGGCTGCCTTGATCGGAAACAAGGGGCGCAGCGTGCAGTGCGTGTTCGACCTGCGGAGCAAAGTGTCGCCTCTGGAAGTGGTGCCTACATTGG from Tumebacillus algifaecis encodes the following:
- a CDS encoding helix-turn-helix domain-containing protein, with product MNNSSLGERIKKARKESDLTQNDLARGIVTSSMICQIENGKAFPSYKVLAALADRLDKPIEYFVSDTETNIRQRSSFTLAKALIAAGSFAKAYTLLKSMQDFGQGEAEEFHMTLAKCCQELGRYEEAIDLLDERLSQAHGDLAQTFTVYLRLGEVAEHSAQYQLALYHWKKAYDLLDRVEVDPFDRAHLLTSIGNTYHRLGCYDEAVQYLQMAFEERREHVSLEDLGQMFLTLSLSYLDSQNFDQAAVCSERAHAIFRSLNHLDLATDVKRSLAVLLAKQHGRVDEALQIFDECIEHYMKQEDRYNIGLTQLETAYVLQLAGEVDMAISMVRDSLPLLTANDLELARGHRLLADLYRSKREVKDAIQHLSLSLNLYQKHGHSVGMMEAMNISVSLYQDWEQCQQTSYEALITA
- a CDS encoding sensor histidine kinase; translated protein: MTNDIDSKILDQAIQGALLAIEEGKHQVFEIAESARKEYEMLRDESAIVQRQVHETIQEVDRLEGSYRHARRKLVEVSQDFGKYTESAFKASYDDAHVLQAQLLVTREREEALRIRRDDLERRLRILEATIAKAESLVTQLSIAFSYLSGDLQNIGDALKSAEQRQYLGMRVIQAQEEERKRVAREIHDGPAQMMANVVLRAEICERMLDRHVDKVRGELRELKEMVRASLSEVRQIIFDLRPMALDDLGLVPTLRRYLADFQDKHKVITELKVFGRERRLHTSLEVAVFRSVQEALNNISKHARAHVTNVKLEISEKQIIVHIEDDGVGFSVEETLQSRVEGHFGLLGIRERIQLLDGKVEIKSFPFKGTAYTSRYRSQNKGGDRFGARKDQIIFGR
- a CDS encoding response regulator, coding for MEQEKIKLFLADDHTLFRQGLRRIFELEDDIEIVGECSDGEAAVNLVLDINPQVVLMDINMPKRTGVEATRLIKEANSDVRILILSIHDDEAYIFETVRAGANGYLLKDVESDVLVEAVRQVASGSSFIHPQVTTKLLDEFKRLSNQVYDGDFEQGEQGLSYEWQEILTQREMEILKLMAEGKSNRTIGESLFISEKTVKNHVSSILGKLSVDDRTQAVITAAKRSWVKL